From the genome of Arthrobacter sp. ERGS1:01:
CGGCGTTTTGGTGTGCGGTCCGGAGTGCGATTCGGAGCGCCGGTCAGTGCCCGAGTTCCCGGTGGACCTCCCCATCCAGGGCGTTGCCTTCGGCCAGCAGGGCCAACAGCCCCTCCAACTGTTCGGCCTGCTCGGCGCTGAGCGGCCTCAGCAGTTCGGCCTCATGGTCCTGGGCCACGTCGCGGAGCCGGCCCAGCATGGCGGTGCCCTCCGCCGTGAGCTGCAGTTCATAGTTGCGCCTGTCCGTCTGGCTGCGCGTCCGCTCCACCAGGCCGCGGGTTTCCAGCGAATCGATCAACGGCACAATTCGGCTGGGCACCGCGCCGAGCCTGTCCGCGAGGGCCCGCTGGCTCAGCCCCGGATTGCGCCCCAAGAGGCGCAACGTCCCGGCGTCGCTGGGGGTCAGCCCCAGGGGCTTGGTCCGCTCGGCGAAGCGGGCGGAGGCAAGCGCGCCTAATTGGGACAGCAGGAATGCCGTCCGTCTGGGCCTGCCGGGGGAAATGGATGCCATGCCTTCAAGATTACATGCTTGACAGAATAGTTCAAGAGGTGAATCATTCAATGCATGAAGCAATTGAGGGAGGATGATCTTGATATGTCCGGTGATGTGAACAACCCCGCAGTCGGAAGGTCCCGCTCCGGCGGACCGCACCCGGGAGTCCTGGCCGCGGTCAGCCTGGGGATCTTTTTGGTGTCGCTGGCACTTGGCGCCGTGTTGACGGGAGGGCAGGTGTTTGTTTCCCCGTTTGCCCCGGCCGCCGACGTGGCCCGGTTCTACCAGCAAAATGCCGGTGCAGCACGGCTGTCGGGCATGCTGTTGTTCGGTTCCGCGGTGCCGTTGGGAATCTTCGCGGCCACCGTCTACGCCCGCCAGCTCCGGCTCGGCGTGCGCGTTCCGGGGCCGGCCATCGGCTACTTTGGCGGCATTGCGGCTGCCGTGTTCCTTATGGTGTCCGGCCTGGTGACCTGGGTCCTGGGCCAGCCGTCGGTCAGCGCCAACCTGCCGGTGACGCAGGCCCTGGCGCTGCTGGGGTTCGCGGCGGGCGGCGTCGGCTTCGTCGTCGGACTCGGCTTGCTGGTGGCGGGGCTCGCGGTGCCGGCCCTGATCCTGCGGTTCGTGCCCCGTTGGCTTGCCTGGACCGGGCTGGTGATTGCCGCCCTGTCCGAGCTGA
Proteins encoded in this window:
- a CDS encoding MarR family winged helix-turn-helix transcriptional regulator, translating into MASISPGRPRRTAFLLSQLGALASARFAERTKPLGLTPSDAGTLRLLGRNPGLSQRALADRLGAVPSRIVPLIDSLETRGLVERTRSQTDRRNYELQLTAEGTAMLGRLRDVAQDHEAELLRPLSAEQAEQLEGLLALLAEGNALDGEVHRELGH